In Mixophyes fleayi isolate aMixFle1 chromosome 11, aMixFle1.hap1, whole genome shotgun sequence, one DNA window encodes the following:
- the LOC142106581 gene encoding ferritin light chain, oocyte isoform-like — protein MSSQIRQNYHQESEAGVNRIVNLELQASYVYQSLGFYFDRDDVALAKFSKFFREQSEKKRDQAEEFLKFQNKRGGRIVLQDIKKPEADEWGNGTNAMEYALKLEKSVIQALMDLHKIATDHADPHMCDFLESEFLEKEVELIKKLGDHITNLKRVKAAEDGMGEYLFDKLTLGEDSS, from the exons ATGAGTTCCCAGATCCGCCAGAATTATCATCAGGAGAGCGAAGCTGGAGTCAACCGCATCGTTAACCTGGAGCTCCAGGCGTCCTATGTCTACCAGTCACTG GGCTTTTACTTTGACCGTGACGATGTGGCTCTGGCCAAGTTCTCAAAGTTCTTCCGTGAGCAATCTGAGAAGAAGCGAGATCAAGCAGAGGAATTCTTGAAGTTTCAGAACAAGCGTGGAGGGCGTATAGTGCTTCAAGATATCAAG AAACCTGAGGCTGATGAATGGGGAAATGGAACCAATGCTATGGAGTATGCCTTGAAGCTGGAGAAGAGTGTAATCCAAGCCCTTATGGACCTCCACAAGATTGCTACGGACCATGCTGACCCTCAT ATGTGCGACTTCCTGGAGTCTGAATTTCTGGAAAAGGAGGTGGAACTGATCAAGAAACTGGGAGATCACATTACCAACCTGAAACGCGTGAAGGCAGCAGAGGATGGAATGGGAGAATATCTGTTTGACAAGCTGACCCTGGGAGAGGACAGTTCTTAA